Proteins encoded within one genomic window of Rubripirellula tenax:
- a CDS encoding DUF6800 family protein: MPSGIERVREIRRRRTRKKKVAKLLARAAAGTMEKSEVARKLRRMTTGAEIIIAREGLK; encoded by the coding sequence ATGCCGTCCGGAATCGAACGCGTTCGCGAAATTCGCCGTCGCCGCACCCGCAAGAAAAAAGTGGCCAAGCTTCTGGCACGTGCTGCCGCTGGAACGATGGAAAAATCGGAAGTCGCACGCAAACTGCGTCGCATGACTACCGGTGCCGAGATCATCATCGCTCGCGAAGGCCTGAAGTAA
- a CDS encoding acylphosphatase, translated as MAVPPIRYLVSFTGHVQGVGFRVTAVQQSRGLDVHGTVCNESDGSVTMDVEGSPSDLKELVRRIESVMSRKLDGTVIDTRNPIGRTGGVAIKK; from the coding sequence ATGGCAGTCCCGCCGATCCGCTATTTGGTTTCGTTCACCGGCCACGTCCAGGGTGTGGGATTCCGCGTTACGGCCGTGCAGCAGTCCCGCGGGTTGGATGTCCACGGGACGGTGTGCAACGAATCGGATGGCAGCGTGACGATGGACGTCGAGGGCTCGCCGTCGGATCTGAAAGAGTTGGTCCGCCGCATCGAATCGGTGATGTCGCGGAAACTGGACGGCACCGTGATTGACACGCGAAACCCGATCGGCCGAACCGGTGGGGTTGCGATTAAGAAGTAG
- a CDS encoding SpoIIE family protein phosphatase translates to MAFLVTSSGSGGSERFELVDRETTLGRHPECSIVVDAGAVSRYHAKVFQQNQGFAVEDCGSRNGTFLNGQLLTGPEQLKPGDRIRVSDVEFVFQTDAVPEFARAGSEMTFEGTNFGIMMVDEQDTDRAIGDDSSSSGVGAKIEFRSSADGLKMIATPEAKLEALMQINRNLTGALSVDEVLPKVLSSLFGIFPAADRGFIVMQDAAGNLIPRWVKTRALQDETETIRISRTILREVMTSGEAILSLDASEDSRFDSSQSIADFSIKSMICAPLLDAEGKAFGALQIDSTQGRGQFREEDTDLLAGVAAQAGIVINNARMHERALHQREVEQDLKLATEVQQAFLPQTPPDATGFCVRSFYQAANHIGGDYFDYIHLNDGRVAIVVADVVGHGVAAAMFMAKLSAETRFCLASDPHVGKAIERLNDRMSRLHVERFITFLLIVIDPTDEYVSIVNAGHMAPLVRKYSDKSICEPSEEESGLPIAIDDGMEYEVVRFKFEVGDLAVLYTDGINEAMDMQDEEFGIDRLRTLTAQEGDADTVKDRIVKEVLEHIGDAPPFDDMCMVVIERITGAVVPSKLDAEIGDTVDEEPLHRTHG, encoded by the coding sequence ATGGCTTTCTTGGTTACCAGTAGCGGCAGCGGCGGATCCGAACGATTCGAGCTTGTCGATCGTGAGACAACCCTGGGACGGCACCCCGAGTGCAGCATCGTCGTGGACGCTGGCGCGGTCAGCCGTTATCACGCCAAAGTGTTCCAGCAGAATCAAGGGTTCGCGGTCGAAGATTGTGGCAGCCGCAATGGCACGTTCCTGAACGGTCAATTGTTGACGGGCCCCGAACAATTGAAGCCGGGCGACCGCATTCGCGTCAGCGACGTCGAGTTCGTGTTCCAGACGGACGCGGTCCCCGAATTCGCTCGAGCGGGCAGTGAGATGACGTTCGAAGGCACGAACTTCGGCATCATGATGGTCGATGAGCAGGATACCGACCGAGCGATCGGTGACGATTCAAGCTCGTCAGGCGTCGGCGCGAAGATCGAATTCCGCAGCTCGGCGGACGGGCTGAAGATGATCGCGACGCCCGAGGCGAAACTCGAGGCGTTGATGCAGATCAATCGCAACCTGACCGGTGCATTGTCCGTCGACGAAGTGTTGCCCAAAGTGCTTAGCAGTTTGTTCGGCATCTTCCCGGCGGCCGACCGTGGATTCATTGTCATGCAGGACGCGGCTGGCAACTTGATCCCACGCTGGGTCAAGACGCGAGCGCTGCAGGACGAAACGGAAACGATCCGAATCAGCCGCACGATCTTGCGCGAGGTGATGACGTCGGGCGAAGCGATCTTGTCGCTGGATGCGTCGGAAGACAGTCGATTCGATAGCAGCCAATCGATCGCCGACTTTTCGATCAAGTCGATGATCTGCGCGCCGCTTTTAGATGCGGAAGGCAAGGCGTTCGGCGCGCTTCAGATCGATTCGACTCAAGGACGCGGCCAATTTCGCGAAGAGGACACGGACTTGCTGGCCGGCGTTGCCGCCCAGGCCGGTATCGTGATCAACAACGCGCGGATGCATGAACGGGCGTTGCACCAACGCGAGGTGGAGCAGGATTTAAAACTTGCCACCGAAGTTCAGCAGGCTTTCCTTCCCCAAACACCACCGGATGCGACCGGATTCTGCGTCCGCAGTTTCTATCAGGCGGCCAATCATATCGGTGGCGACTACTTCGACTACATCCATTTGAACGACGGACGTGTGGCGATCGTCGTTGCCGACGTGGTCGGTCACGGGGTTGCGGCGGCCATGTTTATGGCAAAGCTGTCCGCGGAAACGCGATTCTGTTTGGCCAGCGATCCGCACGTCGGCAAAGCCATCGAACGTTTGAACGATCGGATGAGCCGTTTGCATGTCGAGCGATTCATCACGTTCCTGTTGATCGTCATCGACCCGACCGACGAGTATGTTTCGATCGTGAATGCGGGCCACATGGCGCCGCTGGTGCGAAAGTACTCGGACAAATCAATTTGTGAACCCAGCGAAGAAGAGTCCGGACTTCCCATCGCGATCGACGACGGCATGGAATACGAGGTCGTCCGATTCAAGTTCGAAGTCGGTGACTTGGCGGTGCTATACACCGACGGCATCAACGAAGCGATGGATATGCAGGACGAGGAGTTCGGCATCGATCGCTTGAGAACCTTGACCGCTCAAGAAGGGGACGCCGATACGGTGAAGGATAGGATCGTCAAAGAAGTGCTCGAGCACATCGGCGACGCGCCGCCGTTCGACGACATGTGCATGGTGGTGATCGAGCGGATCACCGGTGCGGTCGTACCTTCGAAACTTGATGCCGAAATCGGCGATACGGTTGATGAAGAACCGCTTCATCGTACCCACGGGTGA
- a CDS encoding glycosyltransferase family 9 protein: METNGSPRILISRMSAIGDSILTLPVACAIREHFPTAYIGWVIEKKAAPMVRGHQALDAVIELERGWFTSARRVRETKALLKPYGFETSIDCQGLTKSALAGFLSGAKQRIGYAGKHGGEVSRLLNNVRVPPVFSHVTDRSLELLIPLDIHSPRVQWKLPLSPASRAWAARWRRTIASSRMAVLNPGATWASKAWEADRFGQTAKFARDRYGYRSVVVWGTFEERLMAEQIVSHSEGSAILAPDTDLHHLGALIEQSDLFISGDTGPLHIAVAVGADTIGLYGATRPGDSGPYGQFAIQKEYESGSRTHRRRADNTAMRAITVEDVCEAIDQIESKRALLRVA, translated from the coding sequence ATGGAAACGAATGGCTCGCCGCGAATTTTGATTTCTCGCATGAGTGCGATCGGCGACTCGATTTTGACTTTGCCGGTTGCCTGCGCGATTCGCGAGCATTTTCCGACGGCCTACATCGGGTGGGTGATCGAGAAGAAGGCTGCGCCGATGGTCCGCGGCCACCAAGCATTGGACGCCGTCATCGAACTCGAGCGGGGCTGGTTCACATCGGCCCGACGTGTCCGCGAGACGAAAGCATTGTTGAAGCCATACGGTTTCGAGACCTCGATCGATTGCCAGGGGCTGACGAAATCGGCGTTGGCCGGCTTTTTGTCTGGCGCGAAACAGCGGATCGGGTATGCGGGAAAGCACGGCGGAGAGGTCAGCCGACTGTTGAACAACGTTCGTGTCCCACCCGTGTTTTCGCACGTGACCGATCGCTCGCTTGAGTTGCTGATTCCGCTTGACATTCACTCGCCGCGCGTGCAGTGGAAGCTGCCGCTGTCGCCGGCTTCGCGTGCCTGGGCGGCGCGATGGCGCCGGACGATCGCTTCATCGCGAATGGCGGTGTTGAATCCCGGCGCGACGTGGGCATCCAAGGCCTGGGAAGCGGATCGGTTCGGGCAAACGGCCAAGTTCGCACGCGATCGGTATGGTTACCGCAGCGTCGTCGTCTGGGGCACGTTCGAAGAACGATTGATGGCGGAACAGATTGTTTCGCATTCCGAGGGCTCGGCGATTTTGGCACCCGATACGGACCTGCATCATTTGGGCGCGTTGATCGAGCAGTCTGACTTGTTCATCAGCGGCGACACCGGCCCGCTGCATATCGCCGTCGCCGTCGGCGCCGACACGATCGGGCTGTACGGTGCGACTCGCCCCGGTGACTCGGGACCCTACGGTCAATTCGCGATTCAGAAAGAATACGAGAGCGGATCGCGGACTCATCGTCGCCGAGCGGACAATACGGCGATGCGGGCGATCACGGTCGAGGATGTTTGTGAAGCGATCGACCAGATCGAATCGAAACGAGCCCTGTTGCGAGTGGCGTAG
- a CDS encoding S46 family peptidase, whose amino-acid sequence MLNLALTTSPPDVLGDEGMYLFNDLPTKLLKDRHGFEPSAEWADHLRLSSVRFNSGGSGSFISSDGLVLTNHHVASDTLHKLSTPERNLIDDGFLAKTKADELKTPDLELNQLVSIEDVTNRINAGVKTDASAEDAATQRRAAIAKIESESTESTGLRSDVVTLFGGAQYHLYRYKKYTDVRLVWAPETEAAFFGGDADNFEYPRFNVDATIMRVYENGQPAKLDHYLKWNRDPITDGELVFVSGNPGRTQRIFTVAALEFLRDDRIPYVLEYLRRKEILMQQFGLEGKEQTRRARDELFGIQNARKAYTGMLAGLQNPQTMATKRGREDRLLQQVGERDEIKGLASAWKEVNEIQAEKREMLSQSASLRSTLFDLAQQIALLAAEDKKPNEERLRGFTDSSRDSLLQELLSTAPIYTDLEQAKLADELSRMIIQRGADDRLVIEILAGQSPGERAASLVAGTKLNDVAVRQALIDGGLNEVLDSDDPMIELARKMESEYRRIRKRNEEIEERERQAYAKITEATTAIEGTGGYPDATFTLRLAFGTVKGYEEDGNSIPPFTNFAGAYEHAAQHEGQADFDLPASWMKSKGQVALDTQLNFVCTADIIGGNSGSPVVNRNGELVGLIFDGNIQSLTSDYIYSDVQGRAVSVAGVGILESLRSIYDAKELADQIGR is encoded by the coding sequence ATGCTGAACCTAGCCCTAACGACCTCACCGCCCGACGTTCTCGGCGACGAGGGCATGTACCTGTTCAACGACCTGCCGACGAAGCTGCTAAAGGATCGGCACGGATTCGAGCCGTCGGCGGAATGGGCCGACCATTTGCGGCTCAGTTCGGTGCGTTTCAACAGCGGCGGCAGCGGCTCGTTCATCTCGTCCGACGGCTTGGTTTTGACCAACCACCACGTCGCCAGCGACACGTTGCACAAGTTGTCGACGCCCGAGCGAAATTTGATCGACGACGGTTTCTTAGCCAAAACGAAAGCCGACGAACTGAAGACACCCGATCTGGAATTGAACCAGTTGGTTTCGATCGAAGATGTGACCAACCGCATCAACGCGGGAGTCAAAACCGACGCTTCGGCCGAAGACGCGGCGACCCAGCGGCGCGCCGCGATCGCGAAGATCGAAAGTGAATCGACCGAATCGACGGGGCTGCGCAGTGACGTGGTCACACTGTTCGGCGGTGCCCAGTATCACCTGTACCGTTACAAAAAATACACCGACGTGCGGTTGGTTTGGGCGCCCGAAACCGAAGCCGCGTTTTTCGGCGGCGACGCCGACAACTTTGAATACCCGCGTTTCAACGTCGATGCGACGATCATGCGGGTCTACGAAAACGGGCAACCCGCCAAACTGGATCACTATTTGAAATGGAACCGTGATCCGATCACCGATGGCGAATTGGTGTTCGTCAGCGGCAACCCGGGCCGGACGCAACGTATCTTCACGGTCGCGGCGTTGGAATTTTTGCGAGACGACCGAATCCCCTATGTGCTGGAATATCTGCGTCGCAAAGAGATCCTGATGCAGCAATTCGGACTCGAGGGCAAAGAGCAAACACGGCGTGCTCGCGACGAATTGTTCGGTATCCAGAACGCGCGCAAGGCGTACACCGGAATGCTGGCGGGACTGCAAAACCCGCAAACAATGGCAACCAAGCGAGGCCGCGAAGATCGATTGCTGCAACAAGTCGGCGAACGAGACGAAATCAAAGGACTGGCGTCGGCTTGGAAAGAAGTCAACGAAATTCAGGCCGAGAAACGCGAGATGCTTTCGCAATCGGCATCACTACGAAGCACCCTGTTCGATCTGGCTCAACAGATCGCACTGTTGGCGGCCGAAGATAAGAAGCCGAACGAAGAACGGCTTCGCGGTTTCACCGATTCATCGCGAGACTCGTTGCTGCAAGAACTGTTAAGCACCGCGCCGATCTACACCGACTTAGAACAGGCCAAGCTGGCCGATGAATTGTCGCGAATGATCATCCAGCGCGGTGCCGACGACCGATTGGTGATCGAAATATTGGCCGGCCAGAGCCCAGGCGAACGGGCCGCATCGCTGGTCGCCGGTACGAAGCTGAACGATGTCGCTGTACGTCAAGCGTTGATCGACGGGGGGCTGAACGAAGTCCTCGATAGCGACGATCCGATGATCGAACTGGCACGGAAGATGGAATCCGAGTATCGGCGGATTCGAAAACGCAACGAAGAAATCGAAGAACGCGAACGCCAGGCCTACGCCAAAATCACCGAAGCAACGACCGCGATCGAAGGCACTGGCGGTTACCCCGACGCGACCTTCACGCTGCGATTGGCGTTCGGGACCGTGAAGGGATACGAAGAAGACGGAAATTCGATTCCGCCATTCACGAACTTTGCCGGTGCCTACGAACACGCCGCCCAACACGAAGGCCAAGCCGATTTCGATCTGCCCGCTTCGTGGATGAAGTCCAAGGGCCAAGTCGCCCTCGACACGCAGTTGAACTTCGTGTGCACCGCCGACATCATCGGCGGCAACAGCGGTTCGCCGGTTGTCAACCGCAACGGCGAATTGGTGGGGCTGATCTTTGACGGCAACATCCAAAGCCTGACCAGCGACTACATCTACAGCGACGTCCAAGGCCGCGCCGTCAGCGTCGCCGGAGTCGGCATCCTGGAATCACTGCGATCGATCTACGACGCCAAAGAACTGGCCGACCAAATCGGACGTTAA
- a CDS encoding sulfatase, which produces MSLGSFGSIFGFCLFALTQVAYAAGESSGPNVLFIIADDLGYGELGCYGGTEIPTPHLDALAVGGARFTDGYVTAPFCAASRAAIMTGRYQTRFGFEFNPIGAKNAYPGIGLPTNESTIADAMRGAGYATGLVGKWHLGGTAPFHPQRRGFDEFFGFLHEGHFFVEPSADDVTTWLRRKALPDGHSGRWVSRDGKTIWTDHMGHNEPPYDADNPVMRSSQPVVIQKHLTDAFADESIDFIKRHADQPFFLCLSYNAVHSPMQADENYRKKFASIDDIHRRIFAAMLGHLDDSIGQIMGEIENAGLRENTMVIFLSDNGGPTKELTSSNAPLRGGKGELYEGGVRVPMMVSWPGKIAPRVIEHPVTSMDLMATAVAVSGDRSGSPQEPAIDGVDLMPLMTRGVALAPRPIHWRVGDRHATRIGPWKIVRRLDRQGEGDWQLYQLADDIGESKNLAAAEPDKVRELSQAWRHWNAEQVAPAWK; this is translated from the coding sequence ATGAGTTTAGGTTCATTCGGTTCGATCTTCGGTTTTTGCTTGTTCGCGTTGACTCAGGTCGCCTACGCAGCCGGCGAAAGTAGCGGGCCCAATGTACTGTTCATCATCGCCGACGATTTGGGATACGGCGAACTGGGTTGCTATGGCGGTACCGAGATCCCGACGCCGCACTTGGACGCCCTGGCCGTTGGTGGCGCCCGGTTCACCGACGGGTACGTGACCGCGCCGTTTTGTGCCGCATCGCGCGCGGCGATCATGACGGGGCGCTACCAAACGCGGTTCGGTTTTGAATTTAATCCGATTGGCGCAAAGAACGCTTATCCGGGCATCGGGTTGCCGACGAACGAGTCGACGATCGCCGATGCGATGCGGGGTGCCGGGTACGCGACGGGATTGGTTGGCAAATGGCATCTGGGCGGGACGGCGCCGTTTCACCCCCAGCGTCGCGGCTTCGACGAGTTCTTTGGGTTCCTGCACGAAGGTCATTTTTTCGTTGAACCATCGGCCGATGATGTCACGACGTGGCTTCGTCGCAAGGCATTGCCCGACGGTCATTCGGGGCGATGGGTTTCCCGCGATGGCAAGACGATTTGGACCGATCACATGGGACACAACGAGCCGCCCTACGATGCGGACAACCCGGTGATGAGGTCCAGCCAACCGGTCGTGATTCAAAAACACTTGACTGACGCGTTCGCGGATGAGTCGATCGACTTCATCAAGCGTCATGCCGACCAGCCGTTCTTTTTGTGCTTGTCGTACAACGCGGTCCACAGCCCGATGCAGGCCGACGAAAACTATAGGAAGAAGTTCGCATCGATCGATGACATCCACCGCCGCATCTTTGCGGCGATGTTGGGGCATTTGGACGACAGCATCGGACAAATCATGGGCGAGATTGAAAACGCCGGCCTTCGCGAAAACACAATGGTGATTTTCTTGAGCGACAATGGCGGTCCCACGAAAGAGTTGACGTCCAGCAACGCGCCCCTTCGCGGTGGCAAGGGTGAATTGTACGAAGGCGGTGTGCGGGTGCCGATGATGGTTTCCTGGCCGGGCAAGATTGCACCACGGGTAATCGAGCATCCCGTCACGTCGATGGATTTGATGGCGACGGCGGTTGCGGTTTCTGGTGATCGTTCCGGTTCGCCTCAGGAGCCCGCGATCGACGGTGTCGACCTGATGCCGCTGATGACCAGGGGCGTCGCACTCGCCCCGCGCCCGATTCATTGGCGGGTCGGCGATCGGCACGCGACTCGGATCGGACCATGGAAAATCGTGCGGCGACTCGATCGTCAAGGTGAAGGCGATTGGCAGCTTTACCAACTGGCCGACGACATCGGCGAATCGAAGAACCTTGCGGCGGCTGAGCCGGATAAGGTTCGCGAACTGTCGCAAGCCTGGCGCCACTGGAACGCCGAGCAAGTCGCACCGGCGTGGAAGTGA
- a CDS encoding DUF1559 domain-containing protein — MRKFRSGRGFTLVELLVVIAIIGVLVGLLLPAVQAAREAARRMSCSNNFKQIGLAIHNYHSAYKQLPLHGAGTHPTIKRDIWQSHGTGNNHRLSILVGLLPFIEQQGLWEEISNPYDRAGNQFPAMGPTPQNINYRPWATELPAFRCPSDPGVGLPALGRTNYVACAGDSYDRGRDGSLHVRTGANALPYPENSTFAQNARVKNRGFFKPHDKKRFRSCLDGLSNTIAAGEIATDLGDRDVRTLGWDGPNENTLRNNPSHCSDTVGLIDPLRPKFWAAGTTTLTAVNGRGYRWADYLPNFGACYTVLPPNGELCANSATSSTTGTTSSRHQGGVHVLMGDGAVKFITDSIEAGNQRNPVVNLASGSAANNNQAGAESPYGLWGALGTSASSEVIDTEI, encoded by the coding sequence ATGCGGAAATTTAGATCAGGGCGTGGCTTCACGCTTGTCGAGCTGCTTGTTGTCATCGCCATTATTGGGGTCCTGGTCGGACTTCTCTTGCCAGCGGTCCAAGCGGCACGTGAGGCGGCTCGTCGAATGAGCTGCAGCAACAATTTTAAGCAGATCGGGCTCGCGATTCACAATTACCACTCTGCGTACAAGCAGCTTCCGCTGCACGGTGCCGGGACGCATCCGACGATCAAACGCGATATTTGGCAGTCCCACGGCACAGGCAATAATCATCGGCTGAGCATTTTGGTAGGGCTGCTGCCATTTATCGAGCAGCAAGGGTTGTGGGAGGAGATCTCAAACCCTTACGACAGGGCTGGTAACCAGTTCCCTGCGATGGGTCCCACGCCGCAAAACATTAACTACCGCCCTTGGGCTACTGAACTTCCTGCGTTTCGCTGCCCAAGCGATCCCGGAGTCGGTTTGCCGGCCCTGGGCAGAACCAACTATGTCGCCTGTGCGGGAGATTCCTACGACCGTGGACGCGACGGCAGCCTTCATGTGCGCACCGGCGCGAATGCACTTCCGTACCCAGAAAATTCCACCTTCGCACAGAATGCTCGGGTGAAAAATCGTGGTTTTTTCAAGCCACACGATAAAAAAAGGTTTCGTAGCTGTCTTGATGGTCTCTCCAACACGATTGCTGCGGGTGAGATCGCGACGGACTTAGGCGATCGCGACGTTCGGACGCTCGGCTGGGACGGTCCTAACGAAAACACACTCCGAAACAATCCTTCTCATTGCAGTGATACAGTCGGTTTGATCGATCCGCTTCGTCCGAAATTTTGGGCCGCTGGCACGACGACGCTTACCGCCGTCAACGGCCGTGGATACCGCTGGGCAGACTACCTGCCCAACTTCGGAGCTTGTTACACGGTTTTGCCTCCCAACGGTGAACTGTGTGCCAATAGTGCTACGTCTTCGACTACCGGGACAACTTCGAGTCGCCATCAAGGCGGGGTCCATGTTCTGATGGGTGACGGTGCAGTTAAGTTCATCACGGACTCGATCGAGGCTGGGAATCAGCGAAACCCCGTCGTCAATCTCGCGAGCGGTTCGGCCGCGAACAATAATCAGGCTGGCGCGGAAAGTCCCTATGGACTTTGGGGAGCTCTTGGCACGAGTGCGTCTAGCGAAGTGATCGATACAGAGATCTAG